TGGTCGATGGGCTTATCCATGGCTGTCAACATCAGAATCGGCACTTCCCACGGATGGCACAGCTTCCGCAGCTGCTTGCACACTTCATACCCGGTGATATCGGGCAGCCGCAAATCCAAAATCACCAGGTCTGGCCGATGCTCCGCCACATAGCTCAGCGCCGGCTTGCCGGCGTGCTCGGCATGGACCTCGAACCCGGAAGATTCCAAGTGCCATTTCACCAAGCTCGCGAGCGACGTTTCATCCTCCACAATCAAAATCTGTTTGCGATGGGCCATCATC
The Candidatus Omnitrophota bacterium genome window above contains:
- a CDS encoding response regulator, giving the protein MMAHRKQILIVEDETSLASLVKWHLESSGFEVHAEHAGKPALSYVAEHRPDLVILDLRLPDITGYEVCKQLRKLCHPWEVPILMLTAMDKPIDQLRGYAFGADAYMTKPFEPMELLKTVTLLLGEVTLA